A single genomic interval of Brevibacillus brevis harbors:
- the accD gene encoding acetyl-CoA carboxylase, carboxyltransferase subunit beta — protein MLKDLFGKKRKFATVPSETLARVPASTDTSKEAGTKEKEVPEGLMNKCPHCGTIHYSKDLEKNLRVCKGCQFHYSMSAPERLQALLDDGVLTEEFDANLITANPLGFPGYLEKLEQDMAKTNLNEAIITGEGVLGGNRIVIGVMDSRFRMASMGSVVGEKITRAIEQAIERRLPFILFSASGGARMQEGVLSLMQMAKTSAALSRLDRERLLFVSVMTNPTYGGVSASFSSLGDYNIAEPGAMIGFAGRRVIEQTIRQELPKDFQTAEFLLKNGQLDMVVHRKDMRNTLSKLVEMHTSREGVETWQASSPLKSH, from the coding sequence GTGCTTAAAGATCTTTTTGGGAAAAAGCGCAAATTCGCTACAGTTCCTTCAGAGACACTAGCACGTGTCCCTGCTTCCACCGACACTAGCAAGGAAGCGGGTACGAAAGAAAAGGAAGTCCCTGAGGGATTGATGAATAAATGCCCACATTGTGGGACGATTCACTACTCAAAGGATTTGGAGAAGAACTTGCGTGTCTGCAAAGGCTGCCAGTTCCACTACTCCATGTCCGCTCCGGAGCGTCTGCAAGCGCTTCTGGATGATGGGGTTCTGACAGAAGAATTTGATGCCAATTTGATTACAGCCAATCCACTCGGTTTTCCTGGCTATTTGGAAAAACTGGAGCAAGATATGGCCAAAACCAATTTGAACGAGGCGATCATTACAGGCGAAGGTGTTCTGGGTGGAAATCGCATCGTGATTGGGGTCATGGATTCTCGTTTCCGTATGGCGAGTATGGGATCGGTCGTCGGGGAAAAAATCACGCGTGCAATTGAGCAAGCGATCGAACGGCGTTTGCCTTTCATTCTGTTCAGTGCATCTGGTGGAGCACGCATGCAAGAAGGTGTATTGAGCCTGATGCAAATGGCGAAAACCAGCGCAGCGCTGTCTCGCTTGGATCGCGAACGCTTACTCTTTGTCTCGGTCATGACAAATCCTACATATGGTGGGGTATCAGCCAGCTTTTCTTCGTTGGGAGATTACAATATCGCAGAACCAGGAGCTATGATCGGTTTTGCTGGGCGTCGAGTCATTGAGCAAACGATCCGTCAGGAGTTGCCAAAAGACTTCCAAACAGCGGAATTCTTGTTAAAAAATGGGCAGCTCGATATGGTGGTACACCGTAAGGACATGCGAAATACACTGTCCAAACTGGTAGAGATGCACACGTCTCGGGAAGGAGTAGAAACATGGCAGGCGAGCTCTCCTTTGAAAAGCCATTAG
- a CDS encoding DNA polymerase III subunit alpha, whose protein sequence is MTSFVHLHVHTEYSLLDGAARIDELVKRASELGMHALAMTDHANLYGAIPFYKACLEAGIQPIIGMEIYVIEGNLQDRVRNAPPPSHLIVLAENETGYRNLLKLATIANTDGNYILPRLNKEVLAKHTDGLVALSGCQQGEVAKLLLAGEVDAAKEAARKYQRMFGEQQFYLELADHGLEVERRLNTRLVKLSQETGIPLIATNNVHYIHREDHQQHDILLAIKEGKTIGEENRFRYETDQYYLKSAEEMAALFAFAPQALANTVAIADRCKLDLTFGEHILPEFPLAEGQASTKYLRELCEKGCLERYGEMTPEVQARLDHELAIITGTGFTDYFLIVWDFMRYAHENGIPTGPGRGSAAGSLVAYVLKITNVDPLRFQLLFERFLNPERVTMPDIDIDFSVERRDEVIHYVASKYGHDRVAQIITFGTMAARAAVRDVGRALGLSLGIVDRVAKMIPQSPGMTIERAMQINPDIGKLCAENKQAAQLIETARGVEGLPRHASTHAAGVVISREPLTNYVPLQTGNEGLALTQYPMEILEEVGLLKMDFLGLRNLTIIQETLRHLQEQGISLDLDKLPTDDEKTFRMLSRGETTGIFQLESSGMRNVLRDLKPSNLDDIIAVLALYRPGPMEIIPQYIAAKHGQSKVQYAHPVLEPILRETHGFMIYQEQIMQISSTLAGFSLGEADILRRAVGKKKRELLAEQREKFVAGCVRQGYGETLGNQVYDLIVRFADYGFNKAHSVAYAVIAYQMAYLKATYPLAFMAALLSLSIGSQTRIAEYTEEARRLQLTVLGPDVNKSLAYFTVEQDAIRFGLAAVKNVGYGAIESIVKERKGRPYRDVFDFCARVDARLVNRRVVESLTLCGALDSLPGHRSQLLLLLDEAVGKANSKRIERDANQLNLFAGEEDSAPLREPTEYPEVPPLSHTQQLKEERDLIGVYISGHPLDQFAHVASRPEVSVISSLGDVPRDKTVKVFGMITEAKRIQTKKGDPMAFITLEDKTAPVELVVFPQVYAKYASLLEREQIVVAEARVDHQDDMVKLMASRFWDVQTLPQPKSETVLFVKISAEQEHDSTLQRLSRLFVEKKGTIPVILFYEGKRQTIRLPEANWVDVDESFLEQAREIVGPDSVIRKEMPINWGG, encoded by the coding sequence ATGACCTCCTTTGTCCATTTGCATGTTCATACGGAGTACAGTCTGCTGGATGGAGCAGCACGTATCGATGAGCTAGTGAAGCGAGCCAGCGAATTGGGCATGCATGCACTGGCTATGACAGACCATGCCAATCTGTACGGGGCGATCCCGTTTTATAAAGCTTGTCTGGAGGCAGGCATCCAACCGATTATCGGAATGGAAATATACGTAATAGAAGGAAATCTGCAAGATCGCGTGCGAAATGCACCGCCGCCTAGTCATCTGATCGTTCTCGCTGAAAACGAAACGGGCTACCGGAATCTCCTGAAGCTGGCGACAATCGCGAATACAGACGGCAACTACATACTTCCGCGTCTCAACAAAGAGGTGTTGGCAAAGCATACAGATGGCCTCGTTGCACTGAGCGGCTGCCAGCAAGGGGAAGTAGCCAAGCTGTTACTGGCTGGAGAAGTGGACGCTGCGAAAGAAGCAGCCCGCAAGTATCAGCGAATGTTTGGTGAACAGCAGTTTTATTTGGAACTGGCTGATCATGGCCTGGAAGTGGAGCGCAGGCTGAATACTCGTCTCGTGAAACTGAGCCAGGAGACGGGGATTCCGCTGATTGCGACGAACAATGTTCACTACATCCACAGGGAGGATCACCAGCAGCATGATATCTTGCTGGCGATCAAAGAAGGCAAGACGATTGGCGAAGAAAACCGTTTTCGCTACGAGACGGATCAATACTATCTGAAAAGTGCGGAGGAAATGGCGGCGCTTTTTGCCTTTGCTCCCCAAGCGTTAGCGAATACGGTAGCCATAGCAGATAGATGCAAGCTGGACCTTACCTTTGGCGAACATATTTTACCGGAATTTCCCTTGGCAGAGGGACAAGCTTCAACAAAATATTTGCGTGAACTGTGTGAAAAGGGCTGTCTGGAGCGATACGGCGAGATGACACCAGAGGTGCAAGCGCGTCTGGATCATGAGCTGGCGATTATTACAGGGACGGGCTTCACCGATTACTTCCTGATCGTATGGGATTTCATGCGGTACGCTCACGAAAACGGGATACCAACTGGACCTGGACGCGGGTCTGCGGCAGGTAGTCTGGTTGCGTACGTTTTGAAAATCACGAATGTTGATCCACTTCGCTTTCAGTTGCTCTTTGAACGCTTTCTCAACCCGGAGCGGGTGACGATGCCCGATATTGATATCGATTTTTCCGTAGAGCGCCGTGACGAAGTCATTCACTATGTAGCGAGCAAGTACGGTCATGATCGTGTTGCCCAAATCATTACCTTTGGAACGATGGCGGCTCGTGCAGCCGTGCGTGACGTTGGACGGGCGTTAGGCCTGTCTTTGGGGATCGTGGATCGCGTGGCTAAAATGATCCCGCAATCGCCAGGCATGACGATTGAACGAGCGATGCAGATCAACCCGGATATCGGCAAGCTGTGCGCGGAAAACAAACAGGCAGCGCAACTGATCGAAACGGCAAGGGGCGTAGAAGGCTTGCCTCGCCACGCCTCCACACATGCGGCGGGTGTCGTCATTTCGCGGGAACCGCTGACGAATTACGTTCCATTACAGACGGGCAATGAAGGCTTGGCGCTCACGCAGTATCCGATGGAAATTCTCGAAGAAGTCGGTCTGTTGAAGATGGACTTCCTCGGCTTGCGCAATTTGACAATCATTCAGGAGACGTTGCGTCATTTGCAGGAGCAGGGAATATCGCTTGATCTGGATAAGCTGCCGACAGACGACGAGAAAACGTTTCGTATGCTCTCACGTGGGGAGACGACCGGCATTTTCCAACTGGAGTCTTCGGGGATGCGCAATGTGCTGCGAGATTTGAAGCCAAGCAACCTCGATGACATCATTGCGGTACTGGCATTGTATCGCCCAGGGCCGATGGAGATCATCCCGCAGTACATTGCCGCCAAACACGGACAGAGCAAAGTACAGTACGCCCATCCTGTTCTCGAGCCGATTTTGCGGGAGACACATGGTTTTATGATTTATCAGGAGCAAATCATGCAGATTTCCTCGACACTCGCAGGCTTCAGTCTTGGTGAGGCAGATATTTTGCGTCGAGCAGTCGGGAAAAAGAAACGGGAGCTTTTGGCGGAGCAGCGGGAGAAGTTCGTGGCTGGTTGTGTCCGGCAAGGGTACGGAGAAACGCTGGGCAATCAAGTCTACGATTTGATCGTGCGCTTTGCCGATTACGGCTTCAACAAAGCCCACTCGGTTGCTTATGCGGTCATTGCCTACCAGATGGCTTATTTGAAAGCAACGTATCCGCTTGCGTTCATGGCAGCGCTACTCTCGTTGTCCATTGGCAGTCAAACGAGAATTGCCGAGTACACGGAAGAAGCGCGGCGATTGCAGCTTACCGTGCTCGGGCCTGACGTGAATAAGAGCCTGGCCTACTTTACAGTGGAGCAGGATGCGATTCGCTTCGGTCTGGCCGCAGTGAAAAATGTCGGCTACGGTGCCATTGAATCGATCGTGAAAGAACGCAAAGGCAGACCGTATCGTGACGTCTTTGATTTTTGTGCCCGTGTGGATGCGCGGTTAGTCAATCGCAGAGTAGTAGAGTCACTCACTTTATGCGGCGCGCTGGACTCGTTGCCGGGACATCGCAGTCAGCTTTTGCTATTGCTGGATGAAGCGGTGGGGAAAGCAAACAGCAAGAGAATCGAGCGAGACGCCAACCAGCTCAATCTATTTGCGGGAGAAGAAGATTCGGCACCTTTGCGCGAGCCGACAGAATATCCCGAGGTGCCGCCGCTCTCACATACGCAGCAATTAAAAGAGGAGCGGGACTTGATCGGGGTATACATCTCCGGTCATCCACTGGATCAGTTTGCTCATGTCGCGAGCCGCCCGGAAGTATCAGTGATCTCTTCGTTGGGGGATGTGCCACGCGACAAGACGGTGAAAGTATTCGGAATGATAACGGAAGCCAAACGCATCCAAACGAAAAAAGGGGACCCAATGGCGTTTATTACGCTAGAGGACAAAACGGCACCCGTAGAGCTGGTCGTCTTCCCGCAGGTGTATGCGAAGTATGCATCACTGCTCGAGCGCGAACAAATCGTCGTGGCAGAAGCCCGAGTCGACCACCAGGACGACATGGTCAAGCTCATGGCTTCTCGTTTCTGGGATGTACAAACGCTGCCGCAGCCGAAGTCCGAGACCGTATTATTTGTCAAAATATCGGCAGAGCAAGAGCACGATTCGACGCTGCAAAGACTTTCACGCTTGTTTGTCGAAAAAAAAGGAACGATTCCTGTTATCCTCTTCTACGAAGGAAAAAGACAGACAATTCGCCTGCCAGAAGCAAATTGGGTAGACGTAGATGAGTCATTTTTGGAGCAAGCGCGAGAAATTGTGGGGCCTGACAGCGTAATTCGGAAAGAAATGCCTATAAATTGGGGAGGATGA
- a CDS encoding FadR/GntR family transcriptional regulator, which translates to MLDSSQDRKVYEGILLQLHEIIQEQNLRPGDKLPSERELSEQLGAGRSSVREALRALELLGLIETRRGEGTFLKHYRHNRLIDILGFFILRDTKTKKDLIEMRRMLELDAVRLACRRATDKHFDEMERILAIAEERVARGEVPAEEDYQFHRVICRSSRNSILHRIWTPLVEYSNSIRIESLSREGRASAALVEHRQIMEAIREGDVNVALERMKKHLENSKL; encoded by the coding sequence GTGCTCGACTCTTCTCAAGATCGAAAGGTTTACGAAGGAATTCTCCTGCAACTTCATGAAATCATTCAGGAGCAAAACTTGCGGCCCGGGGACAAGCTGCCGTCTGAGAGAGAGCTGTCCGAGCAACTGGGAGCAGGTCGTTCCTCTGTACGCGAGGCTCTTCGGGCTCTGGAGTTGCTCGGACTCATTGAGACGCGTCGCGGGGAGGGCACCTTTCTCAAGCATTACCGACACAATCGGCTGATCGATATTCTTGGCTTTTTTATCCTACGGGATACCAAAACCAAGAAGGACTTGATCGAAATGCGCCGAATGCTAGAGCTGGATGCTGTCCGCTTAGCCTGTAGACGGGCGACTGACAAGCATTTTGATGAAATGGAACGCATCCTGGCCATTGCAGAGGAAAGAGTAGCAAGAGGCGAGGTACCTGCGGAGGAAGACTATCAGTTTCATCGCGTCATATGTCGCTCCAGCCGCAACTCGATTCTGCATCGCATCTGGACGCCATTGGTTGAGTACAGCAACAGTATCCGTATTGAATCACTGTCGCGTGAAGGCAGAGCGAGTGCAGCACTCGTAGAGCATCGACAGATTATGGAAGCCATTCGCGAAGGCGATGTGAACGTCGCACTAGAGAGAATGAAGAAGCATTTGGAAAACAGCAAGCTATAG
- the accA gene encoding acetyl-CoA carboxylase carboxyl transferase subunit alpha, translating into MAGELSFEKPLVELQDKIKELRRFTEEKGIDFSDEVQRLEQKSKELAEQIYGNLTPWQRVQLARHPERPTTLDYIQLLFTDFIEVHGDRLFGDDHSIVGGIAKLDGRPVTVIGHQKGKDTKDNIKRNFGMAHPEGYRKALRIMQQADKFGRPIICFINTSGAYPGKAAEERGQSEAIARNLREMATFGVPIICIVIGEGGSGGALAISVGNRIYMLENSYYSVIAPESAAAILWRDSSLGMRAAETMKITAPDLLELGVIDGIIDEPFGGAHRDLIAQAGMVKAVIAEQLEQLGRLTPDELIQDRYEKFKQIGEFATL; encoded by the coding sequence ATGGCAGGCGAGCTCTCCTTTGAAAAGCCATTAGTAGAATTACAAGATAAGATTAAGGAATTGCGCCGTTTTACTGAGGAAAAGGGAATTGATTTCTCTGACGAAGTACAGCGTCTCGAACAAAAATCAAAAGAGCTTGCTGAGCAAATTTACGGCAATTTGACTCCGTGGCAACGTGTACAGCTGGCCCGTCATCCTGAACGGCCAACAACTTTGGACTATATACAACTTCTTTTTACTGATTTTATCGAGGTTCATGGAGACCGTTTGTTTGGAGACGACCATTCCATCGTAGGTGGAATTGCCAAGCTGGATGGACGTCCGGTTACGGTCATCGGTCACCAAAAAGGGAAAGACACAAAAGACAACATCAAGCGCAATTTTGGGATGGCTCACCCAGAAGGCTACCGGAAGGCATTGCGCATTATGCAGCAGGCGGACAAGTTTGGTCGCCCGATTATTTGCTTTATAAATACATCAGGTGCTTATCCTGGAAAAGCGGCAGAAGAGCGCGGTCAGAGCGAAGCGATTGCCCGCAATCTGCGTGAAATGGCGACATTTGGCGTGCCGATTATTTGTATCGTCATCGGGGAAGGTGGAAGCGGTGGGGCCTTGGCGATCAGCGTAGGCAACCGCATCTATATGTTGGAGAATTCCTATTACTCCGTGATTGCACCGGAGAGTGCAGCTGCGATTCTCTGGAGAGATTCCAGCTTGGGTATGCGTGCAGCGGAGACGATGAAAATCACGGCTCCTGATTTATTGGAATTAGGAGTCATTGACGGAATTATTGATGAACCATTCGGAGGAGCCCATCGTGATTTGATCGCGCAGGCAGGGATGGTCAAGGCGGTCATCGCGGAACAACTAGAACAGCTGGGCCGTTTAACTCCAGATGAATTGATACAGGACCGTTACGAGAAGTTTAAACAGATCGGAGAATTCGCCACCCTGTAA
- a CDS encoding DUF445 domain-containing protein: protein MNAWVLLVNIAVGSVIGGVTNELAIRMLFKPVKPWYIGRWKVPFTPGLIPRRRDDIAIQMGRLVEEHLLTTEGIKRALNQSGLESTLTGWMNTIARDWMTDERSLRQALLTVMPQLFQEDGTWSEGVRAPIETKWGTFVEQVLAQYEEKKLRELVTDNGRERLDAALGSVSELLLKRFREYLHSPEGQQTLQNMVRGLLGGGGGMFGGLVGMFLGDDKILGKILPYLDELLQSRELSERVHYFLHKEADKLLDKNVGEVVAWIGRDQVDDWARKLFTKLEEQSLRIVDEPLSRLTAPISETVTTELVPRLAKWMVDTLQQNIERIFSRLAIRDIVTRQVEGFPIERIEEMVVGISGKEFRMITVLGFILGGIIGLVQGILANLLS from the coding sequence ATGAACGCTTGGGTACTATTAGTGAACATTGCAGTAGGCTCTGTCATCGGTGGGGTGACGAATGAGTTAGCCATCCGAATGCTGTTTAAACCAGTAAAACCGTGGTATATAGGCAGGTGGAAAGTGCCTTTTACCCCAGGATTGATCCCGAGGAGACGGGACGATATCGCGATACAAATGGGCAGACTCGTCGAAGAACATTTGCTGACGACAGAGGGAATCAAGCGTGCGCTGAATCAGAGTGGTTTGGAGAGCACACTGACAGGATGGATGAACACGATTGCTCGCGACTGGATGACAGATGAGCGTAGTCTACGTCAAGCATTGCTCACAGTGATGCCACAGTTATTTCAGGAAGACGGAACGTGGAGTGAGGGTGTCCGCGCGCCTATCGAGACGAAATGGGGTACTTTTGTCGAACAGGTTCTGGCACAATATGAAGAGAAAAAACTGCGAGAGTTGGTTACGGACAACGGACGCGAGCGTCTGGATGCTGCACTTGGCAGTGTGAGCGAACTGCTCTTGAAACGTTTCCGCGAATATTTACATTCCCCGGAAGGCCAGCAAACCTTGCAAAACATGGTGCGTGGATTGCTCGGTGGAGGCGGAGGCATGTTTGGCGGCTTGGTCGGGATGTTTCTGGGGGATGACAAGATTTTGGGCAAGATTCTCCCGTATCTTGATGAGCTTTTGCAAAGCAGAGAGCTTTCGGAGCGCGTGCACTACTTTTTGCATAAGGAAGCGGACAAGCTCTTGGACAAAAATGTGGGCGAAGTAGTTGCTTGGATTGGGCGAGATCAAGTGGACGATTGGGCGCGGAAGCTTTTTACCAAGTTGGAGGAGCAAAGCCTGCGCATCGTAGACGAGCCTCTATCTCGTTTGACAGCGCCTATTTCCGAAACGGTGACAACGGAACTCGTTCCTCGTTTAGCAAAGTGGATGGTGGACACGCTGCAACAAAACATAGAGAGAATATTTTCGCGTCTGGCCATCCGGGATATTGTTACCCGGCAAGTAGAGGGGTTCCCAATTGAAAGAATTGAAGAGATGGTAGTCGGGATCTCAGGGAAGGAATTCCGCATGATTACCGTGCTCGGATTCATCCTTGGCGGGATTATTGGGCTTGTCCAAGGGATATTGGCAAATTTGCTCAGTTAA
- a CDS encoding DRTGG domain-containing protein: MATKHEQILQHIDRLPIGSKISVRQIAKDLDVSEGTAYRAIKEAETQGYVSTIERVGTVRIEKKQKENIERLTFAEVVNIVDGHVQAGREGLHKTLNKFVIGAMQLEAMMRYIDAGSLLIVGNRYQAHKIALQQGAAVLITGGFDTSEEIKQLADRLALPIISSSYDSFTVASMINRAIYDRLIKKEIVMVEDILKPLAETPVLLTSDSVAKWHQYTELYQDTRFPVVDEQMRLIGIVTSKDIIGHEETATIDKVMTKNPITTSPRVSVASSAHTMVWEGIELLPVVDNHRKLVGVLSRNDVLKALQFTAKQPQMSETFPNLIMSHFREERQSDEMVYLGDVSPQMTNHLGTIASGIMTTVMVEAACNLLRHHRRGDMVPENITVYFLKPVQMESHIEVKPRLLDISRRFGKVEVSVFHGEQLVGQAMITAQIIER, from the coding sequence ATGGCAACGAAACATGAACAAATCTTGCAACATATTGATCGCCTTCCGATCGGTTCGAAGATTTCCGTGCGGCAGATCGCAAAAGACCTGGATGTGAGTGAAGGGACTGCATACCGCGCGATCAAGGAAGCGGAAACGCAAGGATACGTCAGCACGATTGAGCGTGTCGGTACGGTGAGAATCGAGAAGAAGCAAAAGGAAAATATTGAACGATTGACCTTTGCGGAGGTTGTGAACATCGTTGATGGTCATGTGCAAGCCGGACGTGAAGGCTTACACAAGACCTTGAATAAATTTGTAATAGGGGCCATGCAGCTCGAAGCCATGATGCGCTATATTGATGCGGGAAGTCTCTTGATTGTCGGTAACCGCTATCAGGCGCACAAAATCGCTTTGCAGCAAGGGGCTGCCGTATTAATTACCGGGGGATTCGATACAAGCGAGGAAATCAAGCAGCTGGCTGACCGCTTAGCGCTGCCAATCATCTCGTCTAGCTACGACTCCTTTACGGTAGCCTCGATGATTAACCGAGCCATTTACGATCGCCTGATCAAAAAAGAAATCGTAATGGTAGAGGATATTTTGAAGCCGCTTGCAGAAACGCCTGTATTACTGACATCAGATTCTGTTGCCAAGTGGCACCAGTATACGGAGCTGTATCAGGACACGAGATTTCCCGTCGTTGACGAGCAGATGCGCCTGATCGGGATTGTTACCTCCAAAGACATCATCGGTCATGAGGAAACGGCGACGATCGACAAGGTTATGACGAAGAACCCGATTACGACCTCGCCAAGAGTATCCGTAGCGTCATCTGCGCACACCATGGTGTGGGAAGGAATCGAGCTATTGCCTGTCGTAGACAACCATCGCAAGCTCGTAGGGGTCTTGAGCCGCAATGACGTGTTAAAAGCACTGCAATTTACAGCCAAGCAACCACAGATGAGTGAAACGTTCCCGAATCTGATCATGTCCCATTTCCGTGAGGAGCGACAATCAGATGAGATGGTCTATCTAGGTGATGTGAGCCCTCAGATGACGAATCATCTCGGAACGATTGCCAGCGGAATCATGACGACAGTCATGGTAGAGGCTGCTTGTAACCTGCTGCGCCACCATCGTCGAGGCGACATGGTACCGGAAAATATCACGGTCTATTTCCTAAAGCCAGTCCAGATGGAAAGTCATATCGAAGTTAAACCGCGCCTATTGGACATTAGCCGCCGCTTCGGAAAAGTCGAAGTATCCGTATTCCATGGGGAACAGCTCGTGGGGCAGGCCATGATTACTGCGCAAATTATTGAGCGTTAA
- a CDS encoding NAD(P)-dependent malic enzyme gives MSNLREEALELHKKHQGKLEAVTKVPVRNAYDLSLAYSPGVAEPCKDIFDDKSKVYDYTMKGNLVAVVSDGTAVLGLGNIGPEAAMPVMEGKAVLFKSFAGVDAFPICLNTTDVDKIVETVKLLEPTFGGVNLEDIAAPACFEIEERLKRETNIPIFHDDQHGTAIVTAAGLINALRVVDKKLEDIRVVANGAGAAGIAIMKLLISMGVKEVIMVDTKGIVYEGRPFGMNPVKEQMAKITNRSMLQGDLADAMKGADVFIGVSVAGAVTQDMVRSMNRDPIIFAMANPVPEIMPQEAKEAGAAVIGTGRSDFPNQVNNVLAFPGIFRGALDVRATEINEEMKLAAVYAIADLITPEELTADKVIPSAFDPRVAPNVAAAVAKAAMETGVARITVDPEEVKQKTTKLTAISYQEA, from the coding sequence ATGTCCAACCTGAGAGAGGAAGCACTGGAGCTTCACAAAAAACATCAAGGAAAATTGGAGGCAGTGACCAAGGTACCCGTTCGCAATGCTTACGATCTGAGTCTTGCCTATTCTCCTGGGGTTGCTGAACCTTGCAAAGATATTTTTGATGACAAGTCCAAAGTGTACGATTACACGATGAAAGGCAATCTGGTTGCAGTAGTCAGCGACGGTACTGCTGTACTGGGTCTCGGAAACATCGGACCAGAAGCAGCAATGCCGGTTATGGAAGGGAAAGCAGTTTTGTTCAAATCCTTCGCAGGCGTAGATGCATTCCCGATCTGCTTGAATACAACAGATGTAGATAAAATCGTAGAGACAGTTAAATTGCTCGAGCCTACTTTTGGCGGCGTAAACTTGGAAGATATCGCAGCTCCTGCATGCTTCGAAATCGAAGAGCGTCTGAAACGCGAAACAAATATCCCGATTTTCCACGATGACCAACACGGTACAGCAATCGTTACAGCAGCAGGTCTGATCAATGCTCTGCGTGTGGTTGACAAAAAGCTGGAAGATATCCGCGTAGTAGCGAACGGTGCAGGTGCAGCCGGTATCGCGATCATGAAGCTTTTGATTTCCATGGGCGTAAAAGAAGTAATCATGGTTGATACAAAAGGAATCGTGTACGAAGGCCGTCCATTCGGTATGAACCCAGTGAAGGAACAAATGGCGAAAATCACGAACCGCAGCATGCTGCAAGGTGACCTGGCTGATGCAATGAAAGGCGCTGATGTATTCATCGGTGTATCCGTAGCTGGCGCTGTTACACAAGACATGGTTCGTTCGATGAACCGCGATCCGATCATTTTCGCTATGGCAAACCCAGTACCAGAAATCATGCCACAAGAAGCAAAAGAAGCAGGTGCGGCAGTAATCGGTACAGGCCGTTCCGACTTCCCGAACCAAGTAAACAACGTTCTGGCATTCCCGGGAATCTTCCGTGGCGCTTTGGATGTACGTGCAACGGAGATCAACGAAGAAATGAAACTGGCTGCTGTATATGCAATCGCAGACCTGATCACGCCAGAAGAGCTTACTGCGGATAAAGTGATCCCTTCCGCATTCGATCCACGTGTAGCGCCAAACGTAGCTGCGGCAGTAGCAAAAGCAGCGATGGAAACGGGTGTTGCTCGCATCACAGTTGATCCGGAAGAAGTAAAACAAAAAACGACGAAATTGACAGCTATCTCTTACCAAGAGGCGTAA
- a CDS encoding YtpI family protein: MWPAFYMTGVLASLVASVYYSIHARRRGIHPLESRMLLGKMNVSLGILVSLFGINQFTFDSLDTIRIVVALIMLIVGAMNLFLGTRNYFRYRTAWQAELKKGV, encoded by the coding sequence ATGTGGCCTGCCTTTTACATGACCGGTGTTCTCGCTTCCTTGGTAGCCAGCGTCTACTATAGTATCCATGCGCGCAGACGAGGCATCCATCCGCTTGAATCGCGTATGTTGCTGGGGAAAATGAATGTGTCATTGGGGATACTCGTTTCTTTGTTCGGCATCAATCAGTTTACTTTTGATTCTCTCGATACGATTCGCATTGTCGTTGCGTTGATCATGCTGATAGTAGGGGCTATGAATTTATTTTTGGGAACTCGCAATTATTTCCGTTATCGAACAGCTTGGCAGGCAGAATTGAAAAAAGGGGTATAA
- a CDS encoding metalloregulator ArsR/SmtB family transcription factor, which translates to MQLDQLVTFYKALGDPTRVRILAILANGPLHGQALAGKLGVTPPTITHHMAKLREAGVVYERRDKNTIYFYLHEANVKRQSQEIVNVMEKAKDSTAEDIFAQDNSHVQRRHQMAAEKMQVIRSFITPDGRLKQIPSQRKKKLIVFEYMVRGLEKGRKYKEPEINEYIRQFHEDYATIRREFIMNHYMYREEGIYELNPEEMWAKAEDLQ; encoded by the coding sequence TTGCAATTAGACCAACTCGTCACCTTTTACAAAGCACTCGGAGACCCGACGCGCGTACGCATCCTCGCGATTTTGGCAAATGGTCCCCTGCACGGACAGGCGTTGGCAGGCAAGCTCGGCGTAACACCTCCCACCATCACCCACCATATGGCAAAGCTTCGAGAAGCAGGTGTCGTTTACGAACGTCGTGATAAAAACACCATTTACTTTTACCTGCACGAAGCCAATGTAAAACGTCAATCGCAAGAAATCGTGAACGTCATGGAAAAAGCAAAGGATTCCACAGCAGAGGACATTTTTGCGCAAGACAACTCACATGTTCAGAGGAGGCACCAGATGGCAGCGGAAAAAATGCAGGTCATTCGCAGCTTTATTACGCCAGATGGCAGGTTGAAACAAATCCCGTCCCAGCGTAAGAAAAAGCTGATCGTCTTTGAATACATGGTCCGTGGATTAGAAAAAGGCCGCAAATACAAGGAACCGGAGATTAACGAATACATTCGCCAATTCCACGAGGATTATGCTACGATTCGCAGAGAATTTATCATGAATCATTATATGTATCGAGAAGAGGGCATCTATGAGCTGAACCCAGAGGAAATGTGGGCAAAAGCCGAAGACCTGCAATAG